A genome region from Triticum aestivum cultivar Chinese Spring chromosome 2B, IWGSC CS RefSeq v2.1, whole genome shotgun sequence includes the following:
- the LOC123043805 gene encoding uncharacterized protein, giving the protein MAVADAALPSPPPPPPARIAVVVLALVHFALAPMLALGRVLRVAAGALPYLGWAVVWILSAASAAKVVVRRAWGEGSASFLFLQTLTYGGFTVLACGFLVLLALGVLLLCGLCVGYVISAVRGSRHEFKERALGAIKPDSAADSFSLPRTAVLGLMADVPFILLVIAGLLLAAMSHMEGSVSQGEMVGFVIVDVGIFAMHAISCSVIIPALALSAWREDQADRKAPSQFC; this is encoded by the exons ATGGCCGTCGCCGACGCGGcgctgccctcgccgccgccgccgccgccggcgcggaTCGCCGTCGTGGTGCTGGCGCTCGTGCACTTCGCCCTCGCCCCGATGCTGGCGCTCGGGCGCGTGCTCCGCGTCGCGGCGGGGGCCCTCCCCTACCTGGGCTGGGCCGTCGTGTGGATTCTCTCCGCGGCCTCGGCTGCGAAGGTCGTGGTGCGCCGCGCCTGGGGCGAGGGCTCCGCCTCCTTCCTGTTCCTCCAGACGCTCACGTACGGAGGTTTCACGGTCTTGGCCTGCGGCTTCCTTGTCTTGCTCGCGCTTGGCGTCCTGCTGCTGTGCGGCCTGTGCGTGGGCTACGTCATTTCAGCTGTACGTGGATCCCGTCATGAATTCAAAGAG CGCGCCTTGGGAGCAATCAAGCCGGACTCAGCTGCAGACTCGTTTAGTCTACCCCGCACTGCGGTGCTTGGACTCATGGCAGATGTTCCTTTCATCCTGCTAGTTATCGCTGGTCTTCTGTTAGCAGCGATGTCGCATATGGAGGGATCGGTATCTCAGGGAGAAATGGTTGGATTTGTAATCGTGGATGTGGGGATATTTGCTATGCACGCGATATCTTGCTCTGTTATCATTCCAGCTCTAGCACTTAGTGCCTGGAGGGAGGACCAGGCGGACAGGAAAGCACCATCGCAGTTTTGTTGA